A part of Dehalogenimonas sp. W genomic DNA contains:
- a CDS encoding M23 family metallopeptidase, translated as MQNLIIVDFPLRGEWQAPNTPAKKIPSHGTDQLGQTYAYDFIRLDWEKKGMQFYNSSPLRYLIFGVPLTKCYGWGEPIYSPCDGKVIKVEDGVKERQIVNLFSDLFVVIKNAFTFNPYKSGLRPLVGNHIIMKCDNGAFSLLAHMQTGSIVVTAGQTVTHGQLLGRVGHSGNSTAPHLHFQLMDNPDLIQAQGIPCAFREYEVFCNTQWNTIRDGVPSDKDRIRLTKT; from the coding sequence ATGCAAAACCTGATAATTGTCGACTTTCCCCTCCGCGGTGAGTGGCAGGCGCCCAACACCCCTGCCAAGAAGATTCCCAGCCATGGCACCGACCAGCTTGGCCAGACTTATGCCTACGATTTTATCCGGCTCGACTGGGAAAAAAAAGGAATGCAGTTCTACAATTCAAGCCCCCTTCGATATCTGATTTTCGGTGTCCCTTTAACGAAGTGCTACGGTTGGGGCGAGCCGATTTACTCTCCATGTGACGGTAAGGTAATCAAGGTGGAAGATGGGGTTAAAGAACGGCAAATTGTCAATTTATTTTCTGACCTGTTTGTCGTCATAAAAAATGCTTTCACTTTCAACCCTTACAAATCCGGGCTGCGCCCCTTAGTGGGTAACCATATCATCATGAAGTGTGACAACGGTGCCTTCTCCCTGCTGGCCCACATGCAGACTGGTTCCATAGTGGTCACCGCCGGTCAAACTGTCACCCACGGCCAGTTGTTGGGCAGAGTTGGCCACTCAGGTAATTCAACCGCTCCGCACCTTCATTTTCAGCTTATGGACAACCCCGATCTTATTCAAGCCCAGGGCATTCCCTGTGCCTTCCGTGAGTACGAAGTATTTTGTAACACTCAGTGGAATACTATCCGCGACGGCGTGCCATCGGATAAAGATCGAATTAGATTAACAAAAACCTGA
- a CDS encoding IS3 family transposase (programmed frameshift) gives MPRKAFTAEQIINKLREAELLLNQGAKVPEVCRKIGVTDQTYYRWRKEYGGLNVDQAKRLKDLEKENAQLKHLVANLSLDNAILKEASPGKLLSPSRRRQVIARVLISLKISERRACQVLGQARSTQRHKESITDDEAQVTARITELASQYGRYGYRRITAMLQMAGWRVNHKRVERIWRKEGLKVPQKQPKRGRLWLNDGSCIRLRPEHRDHVWSYDFVAERTANGRAFRTLNIIDEFTRECLAIKVGRRITSQEVIDALFELFILRGIPEYIRSDNGPEFTAKQIRKWLNRIGVKTLFIEPGSPWENGYIESFNGKMRDELLNREIFFTLTEAKVLIEQWRKEYNQIRPHSALGNRPPAPEAVMSAALT, from the exons ATGCCTAGAAAAGCTTTTACCGCGGAACAGATCATCAACAAGCTCCGTGAAGCCGAGCTGCTCTTAAATCAGGGCGCGAAAGTACCCGAGGTCTGCCGTAAGATCGGGGTTACTGACCAGACTTACTATCGATGGCGCAAGGAATATGGAGGCTTAAACGTCGACCAGGCCAAGCGACTCAAAGACCTGGAAAAAGAAAACGCCCAGCTGAAGCACCTGGTGGCCAATCTTTCCCTCGATAATGCCATATTGAAGGAAGCATCCC CGGGGAAACTCCTAAGCCCGTCCCGGCGCCGTCAGGTGATAGCAAGAGTGCTTATCAGCCTGAAAATCTCCGAGAGACGGGCTTGCCAGGTGCTGGGTCAAGCCAGATCCACCCAGCGCCATAAAGAGTCGATCACCGACGATGAGGCACAGGTGACGGCGCGAATAACTGAATTGGCCAGTCAATACGGCCGATACGGGTACCGGAGAATCACGGCGATGTTGCAAATGGCTGGTTGGAGAGTCAATCACAAGAGGGTGGAACGGATCTGGAGAAAGGAAGGGCTGAAGGTACCCCAGAAGCAACCAAAGCGCGGTAGACTATGGCTGAATGACGGTTCCTGCATCAGGCTGCGTCCCGAGCATAGAGACCATGTCTGGAGCTACGATTTCGTTGCCGAAAGAACCGCTAACGGCCGGGCATTCCGAACTCTGAACATCATCGATGAATTCACGCGCGAGTGTCTGGCAATCAAAGTAGGCCGGCGCATCACCTCCCAGGAGGTCATCGACGCGTTGTTCGAGTTGTTCATCTTACGAGGCATCCCGGAATACATCAGGTCGGATAACGGACCGGAATTCACGGCCAAGCAGATCAGGAAATGGTTGAACCGAATCGGCGTCAAAACCCTGTTCATCGAGCCGGGGAGCCCCTGGGAGAACGGTTACATTGAATCCTTCAACGGGAAAATGAGAGACGAGCTGCTCAACCGGGAGATATTTTTTACCCTGACCGAGGCAAAGGTATTGATTGAACAGTGGAGGAAGGAATACAATCAAATACGCCCGCACAGCGCACTGGGTAACAGACCCCCGGCTCCAGAGGCCGTGATGAGCGCTGCACTAACTTAA
- a CDS encoding archaellin/type IV pilin N-terminal domain-containing protein: MLSKLINRIMKGKKGITGLETAIILIAFVTVAAVLAYTVLSAGLFSSERGKEAVYGGLESAQSTLTLKGSVIGEAATTDLDTVTFTLALAIAGPKVDMGSLVVNYLDVDEVVMGTTDFTFALSDGSTERGAADILEGDEQMVIVLDIATIAATTPPQAYDTFTVQIIPPTGASLTIQRTLPGGLTAVMNLN; the protein is encoded by the coding sequence ATGCTTTCAAAACTTATCAATAGAATAATGAAAGGCAAAAAGGGTATTACCGGCCTTGAGACGGCCATTATCCTGATCGCTTTCGTCACCGTAGCTGCCGTGCTGGCCTACACTGTGCTCTCAGCCGGCTTGTTTTCTTCAGAACGCGGCAAGGAAGCCGTCTATGGTGGCTTAGAGAGTGCCCAGAGCACCCTGACCCTTAAGGGCTCGGTTATCGGCGAAGCCGCTACCACCGATCTTGATACCGTTACTTTCACTTTGGCGCTGGCTATTGCCGGGCCTAAGGTGGACATGGGCTCTCTGGTCGTCAACTACCTCGATGTCGATGAAGTTGTTATGGGTACTACCGATTTCACTTTTGCCCTTAGTGATGGTAGCACCGAACGCGGCGCCGCAGACATCCTTGAAGGTGATGAACAGATGGTCATAGTCTTAGACATCGCTACTATCGCTGCTACTACTCCACCCCAAGCCTACGACACCTTCACTGTTCAGATCATTCCGCCCACCGGAGCAAGCCTGACCATTCAGCGCACCCTGCCCGGCGGCCTGACTGCAGTGATGAATCTGAACTAA
- a CDS encoding response regulator transcription factor: MIVYDKPVPRHEFQLKQERVRVLIADDHQIAREGLKRIMAMDGAIEIVGEAINGVQAVMLTRSLLPDIVIMDVRMPELDGIGATKQIKENHSNIKIMMFSLFINEFLHDALEAGASGFILKDSDAESIIEAVHQTNSGGFPISPTIIQHIISDFPALLVNQNTTALTNRQLEILKLMSEGYCSKDIATQIFTSQSTTKREIRQILQVLEARDRAQAVSKAVQWELI, encoded by the coding sequence ATGATCGTATATGACAAGCCGGTGCCTAGACACGAATTTCAACTGAAACAGGAGCGCGTCCGTGTTTTAATAGCCGATGACCATCAGATAGCGAGAGAAGGACTAAAGCGGATAATGGCTATGGATGGCGCCATCGAAATTGTAGGCGAAGCGATCAATGGGGTTCAGGCGGTGATGTTAACTAGGTCATTGTTACCTGACATAGTAATTATGGACGTGCGAATGCCAGAACTAGACGGCATAGGCGCGACCAAACAAATCAAGGAAAATCATTCGAACATAAAAATCATGATGTTCAGCCTGTTTATCAATGAGTTTCTCCATGACGCCTTGGAAGCAGGAGCCTCAGGATTTATATTGAAGGACAGCGATGCAGAGTCAATCATTGAAGCTGTGCATCAAACCAATAGCGGTGGTTTTCCAATATCCCCTACGATTATCCAACATATAATATCAGACTTTCCGGCGTTGCTTGTAAATCAGAATACCACGGCTCTAACAAACAGGCAGTTGGAAATATTGAAGCTCATGTCCGAGGGTTATTGCAGCAAAGATATTGCTACGCAGATTTTTACCAGTCAATCAACCACTAAACGTGAGATACGGCAGATTCTGCAGGTACTTGAGGCTCGCGATCGTGCTCAAGCCGTCTCCAAAGCGGTCCAGTGGGAGCTGATATGA